In Caldisericia bacterium, the sequence AACCGCCTCCACACGCTGTCTTTATTCTCGCAACCACAGATCCTCAGAAGGTGCCAAATACAATCCTCTCAAGATGTATAAGATTTAACTTTAAGAGAATAGGTATAAAGAATCTGATGGAGACAGCAAGAGAGATATTATCAAAGGAGGGAGTTGAGGCAGAGGAGGATGTTATAAGAAAGGTTGCGGAGGCTTCGTATGGTTCTCTAAGGGACCTTCTTTCCATTCTTGAACAGTTGATTCTCTACTCTGGAGATAGAATAACCCTGAAAGATTTAAAGGAACTATTGGGGGAAACTGAGGAATCATGGCTTAAAAAATTTTATACATCCATGAGAAATGGCGATGACACAACTGTCCTATCTCTGATAGGAAATGTTATAGATTCAGGAAAGGAGGTAAAACAGATCCTTTTAGACTTAATAAACTATGGAAGAAAACTCCTTATGGCTAAAGTGTTTGGTAAAGACATGGAGGAGGCGAAGTACTTTAGAAGAAGTGAGCTTGTGAGCATAATTGAAAATTTCATGGATATACTTCCTGAGTTAAGGTACTCTGATTATCCAAGACTTCTTCTTGAGATAAAGATTGAGAAGCTTATATTAAAATTATTTGCCAGGGAAAGAACCTTTAAGATAAAGCCGACTTTAGAAAAGGAAAAGGTAGAAAAAACAGAGAAAGAAGAAACATCCTTTGTGTGGGAAGAATTTTTGAACATGATAAAAAAGAAAGATGAGCCTCTATACATGCTTATGAGACCAGCTAAATTTAAAGGAATAGAGGGAAGTGCAATAAAAGTTGAATTTCCCTACAACTATAAATTTCACAGAGACAAAACAGAGGAGAAAATGGAGACTTTAAAGGAGATACTTAAAGAACTCGGATTAAGAGACTTTGAACTTGTATTTAGCCTTGAGGAGGAGGAATCTTACAGAAAAAAAGAGGAGGAACTGTTGAATCTTCCTGAGATAAAAAAGGTTTTAAAGTATTTCAAGGGAAAGATTAAAAAGATTGAAGATTCCTTTGAAGAAGATTAGCATAGAACTTGCAGTATCCCTTGCTTAGGGGGCATGATATACATAAAGGATCTTTCTTCTTACAATACATCTTTGCCAATTCAACTATAAGGGCATGAAAGACCCTATACATTTGAACACTTTTTCCAAGATTCTTCTCAAGAAATTCTTTTATCTCATCGTATCCTTCATCTCCCTTTATTAAACCAATCCTTGCAAGTGTTCTTCTTGTGTACTCATCAACCACCATACTTGGTTTATTAAATCCATAGAGGAGGATGGAATCAGCACTCTCCTTACCAATTCCTTTAATGCCTAATAGTTTTTTCCTTAAAGTATGAGTCTCCTCCAGAGCCATCTTCCCTATGTCACCACCATACTCTGACATTAGAAATTGCACAAAATTCTTTAACCTCTTGGCTTTAACCTTAAAGAAACCAGATGGCTTGATGAGGCTGAAAAGAGTCTCTTCATCAAGGGAAGCAATTTTCTGTGGATTTAAAAAACCTCTCTTCTTTAAATTTAAGATGGATTTCTCCACATTCCTCCAGTTTGTTCCCTGGGTTAGAATTACACCAACACAAATCTCAAATGGATCTACATCTACCCACCAATCAAGGTGTCCAAAATGTCTGTAGAGAACAGAAAATACAGACTCAAGTATCTTTCTTCTATTCAGGGAATACCTCCAGGAATCGCCATAATTCTTGGTGTTATGGTAATCTCTATTATCGCTGCTATAAGAAGAAGGGGGATAACTATAATATAGGAACGAAGATAAGGGATAAACTCAGAAACACCCTTCCTTGTGGGAGAGAGGCGATGTGCGAAGGAAAGGGATAAGATAAGAGCTGATATTTCAAAAACACCATGTGGAAGAATTCCTGTCACAAAGACCTTGAATCCACTAACATTTGGAAGATATGAGAAAAGTGCAACAACAATACCTACTATAATCCCATTGACATATACAACAATTTCAGAGAAGACACCAAAGGTTATAAAACTTAAAATTCCAGCAATCGCCACAACTCTCAGATTGTTAAGAAAAATAAAAATGATTTTCTCAACAAGAGATTTCTTCATGAATTTTAGAATTGGCTCAAGATACTCTCTAATCTTTGGAAGAATCTTAAAGAGTGTATCTGGCGATATAATTCCCTGTTTTACAAGAAACTCCTTTGCAAAGAATACGATAAAAAAGCCCAAAACAAAAGCTATCAAGAATCTTATAAGAAACTTTAATATCTCATCTCTTCTCTCTTTTATGTCCTTTAATACCTTTTCCATACTTCTCCTCCATGAGTCTAACATACAATCTGTAAAAAGGATTCTCCTCTATCTCCTCTTTCTTTTCCTTTACATGTTCACATTCTCCATAGTTTAGGTTCTTTCCACAGACAGGACACAAGCCCTTGCAATCAGGCTTACATAGAGGGTAGGGAGGGATGGATACAAGAATATTCTGTCTTATCATCTCTCTTACATTTATCTCATCTCCATGGTAGTAAAATGTTGATAGCTCCTCCTTGGTTAACTTAATCTTCTCATCAAAATGATAGGGTTTTTTTGTGTACATCTCGTCTATGGTTCCTGTTAGTTCATAATCAAAGAATTCAAGGCATCGCCTGCATCTTAACTTCAATTTCACTCTGTATGTACCTGTTATTTTAAAACCAACACCTCTATTCTCTATCACAAGATCAGCTTCTACTGGCGAGAGGACCTCTACACCACCTATCTCTTTAAATTTAAATTTTAGAGAAACTTCCTTCTTTAAACCAGTTTGTCTCTTTAAGTCTCTAATACTGATCAATATCTTCTCCTGTTGATTCCTCTGAAAGAGCCTCTATTCCCTCATCTATAATCTTTCTTGCCTTAAGAAGATATGTATCTGTCTTTAACAGAAGCTCTCTAACGAAATTCTTTGCATCCTCTCTCATCTTTTCTGCCTCTTCTCTCGCTTCCTTTAGGATTCTATCTGCCTCCTCCTTAGCCTCAAGATATATCTCTGATTTTAATATGAGTTTCTTCTTATCATCCTCTGCGCTTTCTACAATCCTTTTAGCTCTCTCCTTCGCATTACTGATAATCTCCTCTTTCTCCTTTAAAATGTTTTTTGCCTTTTCAAACTCAACAGGAAAAGACTTCTCAATCTCATCAATAATGGATATTATCCTCTTCTCATCCACCATAATCATGTTGGAAAAGGGGACTGGCTTCCCTTTTTTCACAACACTCTTAAGATTCTTAAGTAGAGCTATTACATTCATTCTTTATCTCCTCTATCATTTTTTTAACCTCTGGAGTTACAAACTTCTCAATATTTCCATTGTTGGCAATTATATCCCTCACAAGACTTGAGGATATAAGTGTATATCTTACATCACTCATTATGCATACCGTTTCCATTTCTGGATACAAGAGTCTATTTGCAGAAGACATCTGAAATTCATAATCAAAGTCTGATGTAACTCTCAAACCTCTCAAGACAATCCTGAGCCCCTTCCTTTTTAAATAATCAACAAGAAGTCCTCTTAGAGAATCAACCTCCACACGAGGAATATTCTTTGTCATCTCTATAACCATTCTCTTTCTCTCCTCCATGGTAAACAGATACCTTTTACTCTCACTCTCTGCAATAAGAACAATTATTTTATCAAAAATCTTTAGACCTCTTTTTATAACATCAAGATGACCAAGAGTTGGGGGATCAAAACTTCCAGGATAAACTGCAATTTTTTCCATTCAACCTCTCCTTAAAAAATCAATAAAAGTTTCACCAATCCTCAATGTCTTATATCTTAAAAAACAGTATTCAATTTCTTCTCTCTTAGAGTGCTCATAAATAATAATTGTTTCATCTTTAATGATATTACTATTTGAAAGAATTTCAAGTGCTTTCTTTCCAAGATTCCTTCCATATGGGGGATCAAGGAAAATAAAATCTGGTTTTGGATTTAAGTTAAGTTTTAGAAATTTAAACACATCCATCTTAAATACTTTGAATTTCTCTTTATCAACCTTTACAATGGAGAGA encodes:
- a CDS encoding DUF177 domain-containing protein, which codes for MISIRDLKRQTGLKKEVSLKFKFKEIGGVEVLSPVEADLVIENRGVGFKITGTYRVKLKLRCRRCLEFFDYELTGTIDEMYTKKPYHFDEKIKLTKEELSTFYYHGDEINVREMIRQNILVSIPPYPLCKPDCKGLCPVCGKNLNYGECEHVKEKKEEIEENPFYRLYVRLMEEKYGKGIKGHKREKR
- the dnaX gene encoding DNA polymerase III subunit gamma/tau: MGYLTLYRKYRPKQFEEIKGQEHIIKTLVNSLKEKRVSHAYLFSGPRGTGKTTTARIFAKGLNCEKGITPYPCDKCKNCISIMNGTHMDVIEIDAASNRGIDEIRNLKERINLSPSMGRYRVFIIDEVHMLTQEAFNALLKTLEEPPPHAVFILATTDPQKVPNTILSRCIRFNFKRIGIKNLMETAREILSKEGVEAEEDVIRKVAEASYGSLRDLLSILEQLILYSGDRITLKDLKELLGETEESWLKKFYTSMRNGDDTTVLSLIGNVIDSGKEVKQILLDLINYGRKLLMAKVFGKDMEEAKYFRRSELVSIIENFMDILPELRYSDYPRLLLEIKIEKLILKLFARERTFKIKPTLEKEKVEKTEKEETSFVWEEFLNMIKKKDEPLYMLMRPAKFKGIEGSAIKVEFPYNYKFHRDKTEEKMETLKEILKELGLRDFELVFSLEEEESYRKKEEELLNLPEIKKVLKYFKGKIKKIEDSFEED
- a CDS encoding RsmD family RNA methyltransferase — encoded protein: LSIVKVDKEKFKVFKMDVFKFLKLNLNPKPDFIFLDPPYGRNLGKKALEILSNSNIIKDETIIIYEHSKREEIEYCFLRYKTLRIGETFIDFLRRG
- a CDS encoding stage II sporulation protein M gives rise to the protein MEKVLKDIKERRDEILKFLIRFLIAFVLGFFIVFFAKEFLVKQGIISPDTLFKILPKIREYLEPILKFMKKSLVEKIIFIFLNNLRVVAIAGILSFITFGVFSEIVVYVNGIIVGIVVALFSYLPNVSGFKVFVTGILPHGVFEISALILSLSFAHRLSPTRKGVSEFIPYLRSYIIVIPLLLIAAIIEITITPRIMAIPGGIP
- a CDS encoding endonuclease yields the protein MLESVFSVLYRHFGHLDWWVDVDPFEICVGVILTQGTNWRNVEKSILNLKKRGFLNPQKIASLDEETLFSLIKPSGFFKVKAKRLKNFVQFLMSEYGGDIGKMALEETHTLRKKLLGIKGIGKESADSILLYGFNKPSMVVDEYTRRTLARIGLIKGDEGYDEIKEFLEKNLGKSVQMYRVFHALIVELAKMYCKKKDPLCISCPLSKGYCKFYANLLQRNLQSF
- the coaD gene encoding pantetheine-phosphate adenylyltransferase, whose amino-acid sequence is MEKIAVYPGSFDPPTLGHLDVIKRGLKIFDKIIVLIAESESKRYLFTMEERKRMVIEMTKNIPRVEVDSLRGLLVDYLKRKGLRIVLRGLRVTSDFDYEFQMSSANRLLYPEMETVCIMSDVRYTLISSSLVRDIIANNGNIEKFVTPEVKKMIEEIKNECNSST